Part of the Roseomonas sp. OT10 genome, ATGAGGGCGGCGGCACGCACCTGCCCGACATCGTGCTGGCGGAGGCGGTCTTCTTCGAGGATGAGATGGTCGCCTGGGTGATCAACACGGCGCACCATTCCGACTTCGCCGACCGCGGCCACGCCCACATCTACCAGGAGGGCATCCGCCTGCCCCCCGTGCGCCTGTACCGCGAGGGCGTGCTGCAACGCGACGTGGAGGAGATCTTCCTCCTCAACTGCCAGGTGCCGCGCGAGCGCCTCTCCGACCTGCGCGCGCAGATGGCGGCGAACCGGCTGGGCGTGCAGCGGATGCAGTCGCTCTGCGCCAAGTACGGGCGCGACACGGTGCTCGCCGCGGGCGACGCGCTGCAGGACTACGCGGAGCGCAAGATGCGCGCCGGCATCGCGGCGATCCCGGACGGCACCTATGCCGCCACCGACCTGTTCGACGCGGAGGACTGGCCGGGCGAAATCCAGATCGGCTGCGAGATCGCGGTGCGGGGCGACGAGCTGACGCTGTCCTTCGAGAGCCCGGAGCAGGTGCGCGCCGGCTTCAACATGATCTGGACCGCGCTGCTCTCCACCGTCTACTACACGGTCAAGGGCGTGGTGGACCCGACCATCCTGCCCAATGCCGGGCTCGCCCGCCCGATCACGGTGAAGGCTGCGCCGGGGACGGTGCTGAACTGCTCCCACCCCGCGGCCGTGAACGGCCGCATCTCCCTGTGCCAGCGCGTGGTGGACGTGATCCACCTCGCCTTCGCCCAGGTGGTGCCGGAACGGGTGACGGCGGCCTGCAACAGCACCGTGGCCTCGGCGACCTTCAGCGGCACCAACCCCGATGGCAGCATGTGGATCTACCTGGAGACCATCGGCGGCGGCTCCGGCGCGCGGGTCAACAAGGACGGGCTGGACGGGGTGCAGGTCCACATGACCAACACCTCCAACCTGCCGGTGGAGGCGCTGGAGGTGGAGTACCCGCTGACCCTGCTGCGCTACGAGCTGGTGGACGGCTCCGGCGGGGCGGGGCAGTTCGTCGGCGGCATGGGCATCCGCCGCACCTACCGCGCCGACGCGCCCTGCCGCCTGCGCATCTCCATGTCGCGGCTGAACTCGGCGCCCTGGGGCCTGGCCGGCGGCCTGCCCGGCGGCAACGGCAGCGTCAGCATGAACGAGGAGGCGGCACCGCTGGTTGGCGGCAGCGGCGTCATGCGCACGGGCGACATCGTGGACATCATCACCCCCGGCGCCGGCGGCTATGGCCCGCCGGTGCTGCGCGACCGCGCCCGGGTGCAGCGCGACATCGGCGAGCGCCGCTTCACCCCCGCCCTGGCGGAGAGCGTCTTCGGGGCGTGACGCCCGGGAGGGCACGCCGGGCGTGCCCTCCCGGAACCGCCGGCGGGCGGTTCCTCCCGGGGGCCCGGTCCTGCCGGCCATGCCGCCTTGCCGCTCCGGCGAGACGCGCGGCGTCCCGGCCAGGCCGCCGGGGGGCGGGGAGGGGCCGTCTAGGCGGACTTGCCGGCCCACTCCTTGTTGAAGGCCAGCGCCAGCAGCGTGCAGACCGCCCCGGACAGCAGATAGGCGCCGACGGAGAGCAGCCCGAAGGTGCTGGAGAGCAGGAGGGCGGCGAGCGGCGCGAAGCCGGCGCCGATCAGCCAGGACAGGTCGGAGGTGATCGCCGCGCCCGTATACCGGCGCCTGGCGGAGAAGGCGTAGTTGATCGCGCCGGACGACTGCCCGAAGGCCAGGCCGAGCAGCAGGAAGCCGAGGATCAGGTAGATGGCCTCCCCGATGCGGCCCTGGCCCAGCAACTGCGGCGCGAACCCGCTATAGGCCGCGATCAGCACCGCCGACCCGCCGAGAAGCATCCGCCGGCCGATGCGATCGGCGATCAGGCCCGAGGCCAGGATGGCGAGCAGGCCCACCACGGCGCCGATCATCTCGACCATCAGGAAGCGGGCCGGCGTATCCTCGTTGAAGAGCACCGACCAGGACAGTGGGAAGACGGTGACCACGTGGAACATCGCGAAGCTGACGAGGGGCGCGAAGGTGCCGAGCAGGACGGTGCGCCACTCGTGCCGCAGCGTCTCACCCACCGGCGCGGGTTGCAGCGCACGGGATTCGTAGAGGTGCCCGAACTCCGGCGTCGCGACCAGGCGCAAGCGGGCGAAGAGCGCCACGACGTTGATCGCGAAGGCGACGAAGAAGGGATAGCGCCAGCCCCAGCCGAGGAAATCCTCGGTGGAGAGGGTCGTGAGGAAGAAGGCGAACAGCCCGGACGCGACCAGCAGGCCCAGCGGGGCGCCGAGCTGCGGGATCATGGCGTACCAGCCGCGCCGCTCGGGCGGGGCGTTCAGCGACAGCAGGGACGGCAGCCCGTCCCACACCCCGCCCCAGGCCACCCCCTGGCCCAGCCGGAACAGGGCGAGCAGGGCCACCGCCAGGGAGCCGGCCTGCTGGTAGCTCGGCAGGAAGGCCATGCACATCGTCGAGCCGCCGAGCAGGAACAGGGCGATGGTCAGCTTCACGCCGCGGCCGTGCTTGCGGTCGATCGCCATGAAGATGAACGTCCCGACCGGCCTCGCGACGAAGGCCAGGGAGAAGATGGCGAAGGAGTAGAGCGTGCCCGTCAGGGGATCGACGAAGGGGAAGATCAGCGACGGGAAGACCAGCACCGAGGCGATGCCGTAGACGAAGAAGTCGAAGAACTCGCTCGTCCGGCCGACGATGACCCCGATCGCGATCTCGCCGGGCGCGATGCGGTGATCGCGCGCCGTGACGAGGCGGGCGTCCCGCTCCAGCGGCGTTGAACTCGCGGCGGCGTCGGCCTCACTCATCGTCGTACCCCATCCCGGCCCAGGCCCGCATCCGGTCCAGCCCATACTGCCTGAACGAGGCTTCCTGCCCGAATGGGGAGGGGCAGGGGATTGGACAAAATGTCCAATGTTACGCCAGGGTCACAGGCCGGTATGGGCGTCCCATGCGCGAAAAAGGAACGGCGGCGGTGAAGCGCCTCGCCCGTCTGGGCATGTCCTGTCTACTCCTCATGCTCGCCGGGTGCGACATGGTCGTGATGAATCCCACCGGCGACATCGCCATCCAGCAGCGCGACCTGATCCTGATCGCGACGGGGCTGATGCTGCTCATCATCGTGCCGGTGATGGCGCTGACGGTCCTGTTCGCGTGGCGCTACCGGGCCAGCAACCGCAAGGCCACCTACGACCCCAAGTTCGACCACTCCATGTCCCTGGAGCTGGTGATCTGGGCCTGCCCGCTGCTCATCATCATCTGCCTGGGCGCGGTCACCTGGTCGAGCACGCACCTGCTCGACCCCTTCCGGCCCCTGGACCGGATCGCGCCGGGCAAGCCGGTCCCCCCGGGGACCAGGCCGCTCGAGATCCAGGTCGTGGCGATGGACTGGAAGTGGCTGTTCATCTACCCGGAGCAGGGGGTGGCCGCGGTGAACGAGCTGGTCCTGCCCGTCAACGTGCCGGTCCGCTTCCTGATCACCTCCAGCACGCAGATGAACACCTTCTACGCGCCCACCCTGGCGGGGATGATCTACGCCATGCCGGGCATGCGGTCGGAGCTCAACGCCGTGCTGAACGAGCCCGGCGATTCCATGGGCTATTCCGCCAACTACACAGGGGCGGGCTTCTCCCACATGCGCTTCCGGCTGCGCGGCGTGGACCAGGCGGGCTTCGACGGCTGGGTGCAGCAGGCGAGGTCGGGCGGCCCGCTCGGGCAGACCGAGTACCTGGCGCTCGACCGCCCCAGCGAACGGGTTCCCGTGACGCGCTTCGGCTCTGTCCAGGACGGCCTGTTCGACCGGGCGGTCAACCAGTGCGTCGAGCCGGGCAGGCCCTGCGCGGCGGAGGTGATGGCCCGCGACATGGAGCGGGTCCGCGGCGGCGGCGGGCACGCGTCCCATGGCGGCATGAGCATGCCCCCCTCCCACGGCGGCACCCACGGGTCCCCCCCGACGCCCGCGCTGCTGCGGGAGCCGGAGGAGAAGGGGTCCGGCCCGAACATCACCGCCCCGCCCGGCCCCACGGGGCCCGGCCAGCCAACCCCCCACAACTAGCCGTCGGCGGAAGGCACCAGCCGGCATGACCCCTTCCATGCTCCCTCGCGCCCCCGGCGCCCAGGGCGGCCTCATCCCCGGACCAGACCATGCCAGAGCATAGCTTCCTCAAGACGGTCTTCGGCCGTCTCACGCTTGAATCCTTCCCCATCCACGAGCCGATCCTGCTCATCACCTTCATCGTCGTGGCGCTGCTGGGCCTCGGCATCGTGGCCGCGCTGACCTGGTTCCGGCTGTGGGGCTACCTCTGGAAGGAGTGGTTCACCAGCGTGGACCACAAGCGCATCGGCATCATGTACGTCATCCTCGGCATCATCATGCTGCTGCGGGGCTTCGCCGACGCGCTGATGATGCGGGCGCAGCAGGCGGTCGCCTTCGGCGCCAACGAAGGCTACCTGCCGTCGCACCACTACGACCAGATCTTCACCGCGCACGGCACGATCATGATCTTCTTCGTCGCCATCCCGCTGGTGGTGGGGATCATCAACTTCGTCATGCCCCTGCAGATCGGCGCGCGGGACGTGGCCTTCCCCTTCCTCAACAACCTGAGCTTCTGGCTGACGGTCTCCGGCGCCGCCCTGGTCATGATGTCCCTGTTCGTGGGCGAGTTCGCGCGCACCGGCTGGCTGTCCTACGCCCCGCTTGCCGGCCTGCAGTACAGCCCCGACACCGGCGTGGACTACTACCTGTGGGCGCTGCAGATCGCCGGCGTGGGGACGACGCTGTCGGCGATCAACATGGTCGCGACCATCATCAAGATGCGCGCCCCGGGCATGACGATGATGAAGATGCCCGTCTTCTGCTGGACCGCGCTGTGCAGCAACGTGCTGGCCGTGGCGATCTTCCCGATCCTGACCGCGGCCTTCTTCCTGCTGATCCTGGACCGCTACATCGGCACCCACTTCTTCACCAACGACATGGGGGGCAACCCCATGATGTACTGGAACCTGGTGTGGATCTGGGGCCACCCGGAGGTCTACGTGCTGGTCCTGCCGGTCTTCGGCATCTACTCGGAGGTGACCTCGACCTTCACGGGCAAGCGGCTGTTCGGCTACTCGTCGATGGTCTACGCGACGGTGGTCATCACCATCCTGTCCTACATCGTCTGGCTGCACCACTTCTTCACCATGGGGTCGGGCGCCAGCGTCAACTCCTTCTTCGGCATCGCCACGATGGTGATCTCCATCCCGACGGGCGCGAAGATCTTCAACTGGCTCTTCACCATGTACCGCGGCCGCATCCGCTACGAGCTGCCGATGATGTGGGTCGTCGCCTTCATGCTGACCTTCGTGGTGGGTGGCATGACGGGCGTGCTGCTGGCGGTGCCGCCGGCGGACTTCGTCCTGCACAACTCGCTCTTCCTCGTGGCGCACTTCCACAACGTCATCATCGGCGGCGTGGTCTTCGGGCTGCTGGCGGGGATCACCTACTGGTTCCCCAAGGCCTTCGGCTTCAAGCTCGACCCGTTCTGGGGCAAGGTGTCCTTCTGGGGCTGGGTCATCGGCTACTGGATCGCCTGGACGCCCATCTACATCGTGGGCCTGATGGGCGTGACCCGCCGGATCAACTACATCGAGGACGTGACGCTCCAGCCCTACTTCGTGGTGGCCGCGGTCGGCGCCCTCATCATCCTGGTCGGCATCCTGGGCACGGTGATGAGCATCGTCATGGGCATCGTGCGGCGCAAGGCGCTGCGCGACGTCACGGGCGATCCCTGGGACGGCCGCACGCTGGAATGGTCCACCTCCTCGCCGCCGCCGCCCTACAACTTCGCCTTCACGCCCGTCGTGCACGAGCTGGACACCTGGTACGACATGAAGGAGCGCGGCTACAGGC contains:
- a CDS encoding hydantoinase B/oxoprolinase family protein, which produces MNALQPPPRPAGARPGTAAVDPITIEVIGSALSSITEEMGEALVRASYSTNIKERRDCSTALFDLKGQTLCQAEHIPMHLGSFLEFIPNILKRHPIETIRPGDVFMGNDAYEGGGTHLPDIVLAEAVFFEDEMVAWVINTAHHSDFADRGHAHIYQEGIRLPPVRLYREGVLQRDVEEIFLLNCQVPRERLSDLRAQMAANRLGVQRMQSLCAKYGRDTVLAAGDALQDYAERKMRAGIAAIPDGTYAATDLFDAEDWPGEIQIGCEIAVRGDELTLSFESPEQVRAGFNMIWTALLSTVYYTVKGVVDPTILPNAGLARPITVKAAPGTVLNCSHPAAVNGRISLCQRVVDVIHLAFAQVVPERVTAACNSTVASATFSGTNPDGSMWIYLETIGGGSGARVNKDGLDGVQVHMTNTSNLPVEALEVEYPLTLLRYELVDGSGGAGQFVGGMGIRRTYRADAPCRLRISMSRLNSAPWGLAGGLPGGNGSVSMNEEAAPLVGGSGVMRTGDIVDIITPGAGGYGPPVLRDRARVQRDIGERRFTPALAESVFGA
- a CDS encoding MFS transporter — its product is MSEADAAASSTPLERDARLVTARDHRIAPGEIAIGVIVGRTSEFFDFFVYGIASVLVFPSLIFPFVDPLTGTLYSFAIFSLAFVARPVGTFIFMAIDRKHGRGVKLTIALFLLGGSTMCMAFLPSYQQAGSLAVALLALFRLGQGVAWGGVWDGLPSLLSLNAPPERRGWYAMIPQLGAPLGLLVASGLFAFFLTTLSTEDFLGWGWRYPFFVAFAINVVALFARLRLVATPEFGHLYESRALQPAPVGETLRHEWRTVLLGTFAPLVSFAMFHVVTVFPLSWSVLFNEDTPARFLMVEMIGAVVGLLAILASGLIADRIGRRMLLGGSAVLIAAYSGFAPQLLGQGRIGEAIYLILGFLLLGLAFGQSSGAINYAFSARRRYTGAAITSDLSWLIGAGFAPLAALLLSSTFGLLSVGAYLLSGAVCTLLALAFNKEWAGKSA
- the cyoA gene encoding ubiquinol oxidase subunit II translates to MKRLARLGMSCLLLMLAGCDMVVMNPTGDIAIQQRDLILIATGLMLLIIVPVMALTVLFAWRYRASNRKATYDPKFDHSMSLELVIWACPLLIIICLGAVTWSSTHLLDPFRPLDRIAPGKPVPPGTRPLEIQVVAMDWKWLFIYPEQGVAAVNELVLPVNVPVRFLITSSTQMNTFYAPTLAGMIYAMPGMRSELNAVLNEPGDSMGYSANYTGAGFSHMRFRLRGVDQAGFDGWVQQARSGGPLGQTEYLALDRPSERVPVTRFGSVQDGLFDRAVNQCVEPGRPCAAEVMARDMERVRGGGGHASHGGMSMPPSHGGTHGSPPTPALLREPEEKGSGPNITAPPGPTGPGQPTPHN
- the cyoB gene encoding cytochrome o ubiquinol oxidase subunit I, which codes for MPEHSFLKTVFGRLTLESFPIHEPILLITFIVVALLGLGIVAALTWFRLWGYLWKEWFTSVDHKRIGIMYVILGIIMLLRGFADALMMRAQQAVAFGANEGYLPSHHYDQIFTAHGTIMIFFVAIPLVVGIINFVMPLQIGARDVAFPFLNNLSFWLTVSGAALVMMSLFVGEFARTGWLSYAPLAGLQYSPDTGVDYYLWALQIAGVGTTLSAINMVATIIKMRAPGMTMMKMPVFCWTALCSNVLAVAIFPILTAAFFLLILDRYIGTHFFTNDMGGNPMMYWNLVWIWGHPEVYVLVLPVFGIYSEVTSTFTGKRLFGYSSMVYATVVITILSYIVWLHHFFTMGSGASVNSFFGIATMVISIPTGAKIFNWLFTMYRGRIRYELPMMWVVAFMLTFVVGGMTGVLLAVPPADFVLHNSLFLVAHFHNVIIGGVVFGLLAGITYWFPKAFGFKLDPFWGKVSFWGWVIGYWIAWTPIYIVGLMGVTRRINYIEDVTLQPYFVVAAVGALIILVGILGTVMSIVMGIVRRKALRDVTGDPWDGRTLEWSTSSPPPPYNFAFTPVVHELDTWYDMKERGYRHPTEGYRPIHMPRNTGVGVYLAVLALALGFGMIWYMWWLAALSAVGLLAVAIGHTFNYNRDYFISASEVARTEGQRARLTAAGA